The genomic interval GGTGCCGGTGTTAACATCTGCTATTAAAGTGTAGTAATAATAGTATACTatatgtaacggatgccagctagcatagctgtgtgtgtggaacgttagtaaacctcactccccgacccCTCAAGAGCAGTGCTGGCATGAAAGCTAGCAGCATGGGCTTTTAGCTTGATTGTCAGCACGCACAACTCCCATTCCGAGGTGCTGTtgtttcgcgggttcgagtccaggCATGTACAGgactgaatcgcgcaggttcaacacaatgcaggttacACTCGTGAGGGGTTGTGTTTTCACTATAGTTAAGTATAGTGGGTATGCACATGCATTTGCAAACGTGTATACAtttgttggtatgtgtgtgtgtagataatcACCTGCTGGCCCTGTAGTCTCTGCTGTAGCTGCAGCCTCATGGGTTTGGTGGCGCTCATCATCCGTGGCCTCATCATGTTGGCGCGGGGGTGTCCCATGCCCCCCATGGGCCCCATGCCCGCCATGCCGCCCCCCATGCCAGGGAAGCTGCCCTGCTGGCCCATTTGATTCATCATGGGCCCGTACCCGCCCGGCGGAGGCTGGCCCTGCATGGGGGTGCCGCCGTACCCCGCGGGCATGCCGCCCATGGAAGGGGGGCCGGGGTAGCCCTGGCCATACATGGGCTTCTGGTCCATTACCATAGAAGGGTCCTGGCCAGGGAAAGGCTCGGATGGAGCCTCCGGTCCCTGACTCTGTtcgaatgagagagagtgagaaaaaaaaattagagacagacacaaagagacTACGAAAAACTCTTCTGGCAATTCACAGTGACTACATTCTGATGTATGACACCAGAACATGGTCctgaaaacattaataacatAACAGACAATTAGTTAAAACCCTTGTTTCCTTCTGAAATGAGTCCCAGCTTTGTTCTGTGTCCTCTGTGATTAACTGAGCATGCAGCCTCTTTGGATCTCAGTGTCTGTTTTCCCTCATCTCTCCAAGTGTTTATGAGTTCTGTCATTTAGTTCTCCAAAGAGGATATAATTGGTAGGGCTGTTTAATGTTAAACTCAGGCTCAGTCTGAAAAAaagtctgagtgagtgtgtattgtgtgcgtgcatttttCTATGTATATTCATGTATATTTAGTTTCTATCTGCTTGTGTAAACATGAGAACATATATTTCTATATGCTTGAGTTTGCATTGACATGTTTgattgtatgtctgtgtgtgtgagtgtgtatgagtgtgtgtaatttTCTATGCATGTATATTATTTAGTTTTCGcttgtgtatatgagtgtaaCATGAGAACATTTCCATATGCTAGAGTTTATATTGACATGTTTGAATGactgtactgtactgcactgtgtgtgtgtgtgtgtgtgtgtgtgtgtgtgtgtgtgtgtgtctaacctgACTGATGAGGTCAGGGATGCCCAGGGCGCGGTCGATCTCCTCCAGGGCGATGACGTCGGTGTTGAGCAGCGAGTCCAGCTGGTCCAGCAGAGCCCGCTCGTCACTCTGACCCTCACTAGTGGACGGAGGGACCAGCAGCTCATCCAGACTGCTCCCAAACTGACGCCtaaaccacgcacacacacagataggatATCAGTCATCAATTCAAGTGATTAATAAGTACAGCAGTACAACAGAGAAATACCtagacacatatacagacagatgcacgcacacacacacaggaggagacaaaaacactcacacagacaagcacacagacaggcaaacaaaaaggcagacacacagatagagacacacacacacacacacacacacacacacacacacacagtgttcccaAATAGCCATGGCACATTCACACCACGATGAGAGAAAACACAGATGGCCACTATACTGCCAGCTAAATCTACACGTAGAGTGGGGAGCAGAAGCTAGCAGCAAGGGGGCGTGATTGAAGGATCACACACTCaatcaacagacagacagacacacaaacacacacacacaggctgcttcttcctcttccccctgaGGGCTTCTTGCTTAATAAGGTGACCCAGTTCAGCACAGTGCTTGTGCAATTACCTGTTGTTGTCCATCATATTGTCTGACCAGGAGGGTGATTGGCTGGGTGGACACTGCGGGTTGAACTGATGATTCATCCCCATACTCATTTCATTGGAACCTGTCGACAGACAGAGCGAAGATGTTTATATGGCTTCTTATGAGTTATTTCAATAAAACCATCACAAAATGCTGTAACTGCTGCCACTTTTTAGCTGTATATTTAGATGCATGAATACCTTGCActgctcacactcactcacacacacacacacacacacacacacacataaccattaCTCATAGCCATTTCTAGCTCCACTTCATCACTGTAAGACACCAATTAGCATTTAACACTCTGAATATAGTTAATCTTTTAGATTCGTGGGAATCACTACCATAATATGTCATCATCACACAATCAATACAGAAACCATTACGCTCGCCCGCTCCCCCGCTCAATTCCCAAACCAACACGATCACATGAATGTGCTTAAGCTTCATTTATGCTTCTGCGTAGAATCAACAGCGTAGCGCCGCAGAGCCCTCTGTGTCGCCGTGTACTTCCTCTGAGGCCTACGCTGTCACCTGACTTTTACCTCCAAAAAACTGTAACTTCGCGTTGAGGCGACACAGAccgcaagggctgtgattggtcaacttgCCCTGTGTGTTTATGGCGGTGTGCTCCAGCAGTCTACTGTGGGTAGTAGCAACATGCTAGTTCGCTTCTGCAGATATACTCTGACATAtttttggttacaatgacgggGATATTCGATTGTACAGTGTCTATTTGTCAGTAAAGTTTTGAAGTCAGCATTTCGCCAgcaagcccccacacacacacaaaaatacacacccatATCCATGAGCTGTTGCTGTAGCATGGATCTGGTGCCAGGCACGCTGTTGGATCGGCTGACCATGTGGCCTCCCATCATAGCCTTGGGGTTGTATTCCATGCCTGGGGGGCGCACCATGGAGGGGGGGCCGCCGGCCGAGCCCACAGGGCTGGCACTCGAGTGGGGCATCCAGTCCCCAGACCCCCCCATGGGGGAGTTCTGTGGAACTGACATGCCGCGGTTCATCATTCCTGGAGGGACACAAAACGCAGACGCACCCACGTTACTCGTAGGGGAACACCTGCTGGACAATGATCAAAGATTTTAGAGCATAGCGCTCAAGAATCTTTGAATGGACAGGGAAGAAGAGAAGGtgaatggaggaagagagaggttgTAGGAGAGCAAAGCAACAGAGAGGTCATGGCCATAGAGagggaatgaaggagagagagagagaatggggtaAAGAAATAACTAAATCAGTTTACTTGTTCCAACGCCTCGCGGACACACACCCATGTTCCCGGGGAAGTCGCCGGGCGTCCCCATCATACGCTGCCCGTCCAGGCTCTCCTGCTTGATGGGCATGGGGCAGGGGGCACTCCGTCTTCCCGCCACTCCCCCGGCGCCCGCCAACTTCCCGTCCACAGACATGGCTCTCTGGAAGGGGGCTCTGCCACCTGGCCCGAGTGCTGGGCTCCTAACGCCTGACATATGAAGCAGAACAGTTAGAAACATGAACTCCATGCACAGTACTTTTCCAGTGGAACTTTGAGTAAGTGAGAAGAAAATAAAGTAATGAAGCATAGTACATAAATAAAGTACATACTACTTTAGGGCTACAATGTGTTGTTCAAAGTTGTTCAAAAAGTTAAATCTGGATCAGAATAAGAATGATCAGAAAGAATGAATGTATCCATGGATTAGAAGAGAGGTCCATGTGTAACAGCTTTGTCAGTGATCCGTGCGTACTTAAGAGGGCATGTTACCTTGTGCACCATCGTCAGGAAACCCTTGTGGCTTGTTTCCTCCATCACCGGCTACTCCTCCCATGCCCTGATCTGGGTGGAACTCCCCGGAGTTCTTCAATCCCAGGAAAGAATCcagctgaagcacacacacagatacacacacacaatgaataaAGACATAGAAGTCTTAACCTACAACTAGCCGCCCTTTGTCACCAATTACACTGGTGGTATATAATACTGAAAATGGTATATAATAAATTCCaatgactgtatatatagagatGGACATCGTAGCTCCATTCAGTTATGCAATGTGCTGTCCATTCAAATATACGGTCATTGACATATTTAAATCCATTAATAATTTCCAATTCACCTGCTTGTATCCCATTCTACATTACAGCTGATTTTGAGGCAATTCTATATGTCTATGGCACCGCCGTATACATTTTATAACATTTCCTCAATTTCCATATTTTACGTCAGAGAATCAATGTTCTCCGATTGCAGCCCTCTCCAGAGCGGTGATTAGTGCCAGTAATTCTGCTTGGCTGGGAGGCAGCTGGGGTACCGTCAGCACCTCATGGATCTCAAATGAGTCTGCAGCTGCTTTAATCAGCGCTCACCTGGTGGGAGCTCGAGCCAGGTTGGAACAAAGTAATTTCACACCGCAGCGCGAAGCCTACCTGAGAGAGAACTGTGGCCAGTTTCATTTCTTAAATAGAAatcatcagcagcagctgcCGTGACGAGTAACCATAGAAACAGTCCGCATTGGTGAAATGTTGCCAAATTATGCCATCGACGCACTCAGAGGCCAAGCACCTGTAAGCTGATATGCCAGCCCTCCTCAGTGTTTCAGCGCTGGACATTAATGTTACCACCCTGTCCTCTCTACTAgtcacaggaagtaaacaacaAACATACACCTCAATTTATCAATGAATCAGACATCATTGTCAAAGGGATCTTTGACccctgatgtttgtgtgtgtttctgggttttttgtgtgtatgtttctggtgtttgtgtgtgtatgcttctggtgcttgtgtgtgtatgcttctggggtttgtgtgtgtatgtttctggggtttgtgtgtgtgtgtctgtgattttttttttttgtgtatgtttctgggatgtgtgtgtgtgtgtgtataggtttcttgtgtttctgtgtgtatgtgtgtgtttttcttgtgtttgtgtgtgtgtgtgcctcttcaCCTCGTCAGATGGTTCAGACTTTATCTTGCCCTCCATGCTCTCTGCTGCGGGGCCGGAGCCCAGGGCCCCGGGGGGCCCCTTCCCCTCCAGCTCCTCAGGCTTTGGCTTGACGTCAGCGGCCTCTTTGGCATCGTCCTTGTTGAGGAGGTAGTGGAGCAGCGCGTGGGTCTTCTCCTTCTTGGGGCTGTGCTGCTCCTGCTTTGACTCAGCCGCGCCGGCTCCTGGTCCTCCGGCCCCTGACAGAGGTGCCGTCCCCGACCCGGCCATACCACCAGCAGCAACCCCGCTGAGGTctcctgccgctgctgctgctgctgctgctgccgctgctgcggCGGCCTCATGCGGCGTGGGGATCTTGCCGGTGGCTTCGGCGGTGATCTTGGCCACCTCGTCGGGCGTGTTGCCGTTCTGCAGCAGCTTGTGCAGGATCTTGTGCTTCTCCTGCAGCGAGGCCGTGTAGTGGGATGAGCCCAGAGCCAGCGAGCCCGGTCCACCGCCGCCCGGCATCGCGGGGttggaggaggacgaggagacgCCTGTGGAGGAGGGACTGGTCATGCACCCGCCTGTCTCCTTGCCCTCAATGCCGGCCGGGTTGTTGGCATTGGGCCCCGATGGGGGTCCGGGGGGCCCCGGCGGCCCGCTTCCCACCCCGAGACCGAGCTCCTCCGTGGGAGAGGTGAGCAGCTGGAGCAGCTTCTTATGGCCCTTACTATCAGGCACTCTCCTAGGCACCTCTGTGGACGAGGCCCCAGTCTCTCCGCTCCCATCCGGCCCTGGCTCCTTGTTGTTCCCCCCGGCGGCTTGGCTGTCTGGTCGCTCGGACCCGCCACTCTCGTTAGGGTGCGTGGGGTggccgtggtggtggtgcagggggtggtggtggtcccctGGCCCTGACCCGAAGGCCGCCCCTGGGCTCTTGGAGTCACCGTGGCCTGGCGCAGCTGGAGGCTTGCAGGCCTGGCTGGACTGGGCTGCAGCGGCCGCAGCAGCAacggcagaggaggaggaagaggagtggaTGCTGGGGGAGCTGTCGGGTTTGTGGGCAGGCGAGGCCGCGGTCAACGCTGAGGGCAGAGAGGCCCCCACGCCCTCGCTGATAGCCTGCAGCGCGTTCAGAGAGCTGCTGGAGAAGGACGTggtgcctccacctccacctccaccgaGGCCACCGCCTCCACTGCCTGGACCCATGGGGGAGTGCATGCCTGAATGAGGAAACAAGAGGGCCATACTTGATCAAACTCATAAATATACCATTCACAATTATACAGGCCTATCATACAGTAGCTCACTGCTGCAGCATTCGGTTTTACATATGCCTTCTAAGCCCTGTCTATATTGTATAGGCTACATAACATACTGAATACATCATTTAGTTTTATTCCCAATGTATAGCCACTGGTTGGACAAAATTGTTTTGCTGTAAACAGTTTTACTAAATCAATTTAGTCAAATGACTAATGTATGTCATGCAAAACTTTTCTGGAAACAAATCTATCAGCAAATCAAAGCTGAAATTCATTTAGGACAccagtcgctctctctctctctctctctctctctccttctcatgcCAAACTGGGTTCCCATCATCCCATCCTGCTTACCTCCCGGGGAGAACTGGCTGGCACCCATCTTGGGGCTGCCTTTGTTGCGCGGTGACATGAGCAGGCTCTGCTGCGGCCCGTTCATGCCGGGGCTGCCGGCGGGGCTGTTCATGCCGGCCAGGCCGTAGCCGCCACTGGCCTGGAATGGCGGCTGCTGATGGCCCTGCTGCATGCCGGGCCCAGGGTGACCCATCTGATTCATCTGGTTCATCTGATTCATGGGATTCATCTGATTCATTTGATTCATCTGATTCATCTGGTTCATTTGACTCATCTGATTCATCTGGTTCATTTGACTCATCTGATTCATCTGATTCATTTGGTTCATCTGCATCATCCTGTTGCCCATGTTGCCCATGCCCCCTCCGGGACCTGCGTTGCCCCCGTACCCGCCGCCCATCTGCCCCATTTGCCCCATGTGACCCATGTGGCCTTGCTCGTTCATCCCGTAGCCTCGGTTCATGCCCATGCCGCCCATCCCCATGCCCCCACCAGGCCCCATGTTCATCTGGGCGTTGGGGTTGGCATTGCCCATGCCCTGCTGCCTCATGCCCCCCTGCATCATGCCACCTGGCTGGCCCGGGCGACAGCCACCCTGTTCcctgtggagagaggaagagcagcaAGGGTCAGGTAGGGCTTGAAAggatgaggggtggggtggtggggggttatTGCCCCCTTAGGAAAATATTGGGACAAAAGCATTCACATTCTAAAACTACCCTTCCTTTTGGCTTAATGACCGCAATACATTGTTATTGTTAGCAATCTGTCATTGTTAGCAATTATGATGACATTAGACCATTCCCTTTCATTTttgtaaaatattattttcttaAACAGATCAGCCACTAGGGTCAGGCATATGCAGTGAAGTGAGAGGTAGCTCCACCATCAGATTCTTAACAGGCAAAGCAATAGGGCTTTTCTCAATATGCATTCTTTTCTATACTTGTGTTCTCATGAACTTGAAAATCGTTCTAAAACGTCATCAAATCACCGCCGAAGTACTGTTCCAATTCACAAGTTTGCATTTATTCAAGAACTCATAACATTCCCGGAAGTGTTCTCGAATCGTTGGTTTTATCAAGGATGCATCGGGTGGTGACTTGGTGGCTTGAAGATTCCACAATGCATTACGTCAGCTCAGCCGTGACACTCACATAAGAGAAATGGCAGCATTGatacataataggcctacctatcaTAATTGCTGCTACAATCCGATCCATGTTTAGGCTATAAACGGTAGGCTACAGGCTTCACAACTAACGTTAATCATAACTGTCACTTAAACTGCGAACTTCAAACGTTGTTCCCGCCATCGGCAAGTGaatatattgttattaatatttaataaaaaaatatcaatgagaaacaaacttaaacaagctggtgaattatatattttattgtaaatgtcaGAAATACTGGGTAGACCAATAGAGCAATAGGTAAATGACTAGACTCCCGAGCTGTTCCGAGAGACGCTGCCGTTGGCAAGAACGCTGCTGTCTCAAACTGCAAATTGAGCGTCCTGTGTCCTTGCGTTCTCCAGAGTCTGGACTCACGATCTTAACTTTTCAAGTTCGAACTTTCAAGAACGGGAGACCTTACTTTAGCGTACTTTGTATTGAGAAAAGCCCATAGAGTGTGTTGAGTTCTAGGCCCATACCTCTGGAGGAGGTGTGTGGAGATGAAGCCTTGGGGCTCATTGGTGATGGGGTGGCGGAACATTTTGCTTTTGGTCTGAGCTGTGACTGGCGTGCCGTCGGAGAGGGAGAAGCGGTACAGGGGGGTCTCAGCGTGGCCCTGGAGGTAGGCTGGAgcaggagagatggggagggataAAGGACATGATCACACAGAGAGTTACTACAAGGATAGCTTAACCTATAACATTGTGCTGTAACTTTGTATTTGTACATAAGTCGGACTtctcaataataacacacaaccTTGATATGTATTACTTGTCATTGCACTTTATAAATGCAGATAGGTGGCTCAAAATCCTGGGGATTGCCTATCTGCACCGAGCTGCACCTACCCTCGTGATAGTGGCGCTTATGGGACCATGGCTGGCCGTCGCTGTGATGGATGAACATCTGGATGCATCTGCGCAACAGGTCCTCCCAGCCTGGACGCATAGTGGCCCGCAGGGAGTTCTGGTCGATCTGGATCAGCTTCCCTGGTTTTGGGATAcacaggagcagagagagagagaagaaataacaATTATGCATGATATACATGTAATACAACTTCTCTTATTTATAAGTTTTTGGCATCTTCTTGAGATTTCCTGGAAATGTTGCTCTgtcaaaatatgtcttgtcttgtccCATATGTGTGCTGCTGAAATTATTAGGCAATATTGCTGAGCGTCTACTATGCTGGCCTCTGATTGGCAGGCTCCTGAGGTGCTGTCTAGTATGGTGTGCTGTGGTTGGCTGATGCTGCGGTGTGCTCGTCTGTGCTGGGTTCTAAATGGCCACAGGGCTTGTGTGAGGGCGAGGTGTGGACGTCTCACCTGACAGCTCGTGCTTGGTGTTGAAGCTCTCGATCCTCTCCATGGCAGTCACGCGCCGGGCCACGCAGATCATACAGGACTGCAGGTctgagaaacacagacacacacacgcacaaaacagTCAAAAACACACCGCCTGGTCAGGGAGAACACGGAAAACACCAACGGACACAAAAAAGGTGGTGGTGTTGCAACTGTGAATGTGTTTGGTGCCCctaagacaaacaaacaaataagggTCCGCAGCAAATAAACAGGCTGCTATAACTGGGTGTTGAAAGCTACTGGAGGTGCTGGGGGAAGATtaagacacacagagaccagaATCTGGACATCAGGTCGGAGGGGCAGAGGTAGCGGACAGCAACATGTGAACCTGGCCTGTGAGCTCGAGGTGACAGAGTGCAAAGTGTGAAAGTggctgtttgtgagtgtgtgtgtgtgtgtgtgtgtgtgtgtgtgtgtgtgtgtgtgtgtgtgtgtgtgtgtatgtgtgtgtgtgtgtcttttgactTTTCCCTCTTCATCATAGCCTTGGGTAATGTGAGGACAATACATTCAACATGATATCTGAGTAtttatctacagtatgtgtgtgtgtgtgtgtgtgtgtgtgtaccttctccctcctccatcaTGGCTTTGGGTTGTGTGAGGGCGAAGCACTGCATGATCTCGTAGCGCGGCGCTCCGCCCGGCGTCTCCTCCGAGGGGCCATGTCCATGGGCGTGGCCAAACTTCACCAGCATGCGACAGTTGAACGTGTGGCTCTTCTGACGCGGCGCCTCATCGCCCCACGACACACCATTcactacaaaacacacaacacacacacacaaacacacacaccatgagtaAAAAGTACATGACAAAAAACATTACGATCTAATAACTGTAGTCTTTAAGCCAGAATACATGAGAAAACAAACTGCAGTTTGTGAAGGAATTCACAGTTTGTTTTTagacacaaataaaacaaatttaGGTGGAAAATACTTCAGCTGCAGAGTCCAGTGTCTACAACAACCTCCACGTCAACATAAACAGAGTTCAGTCGATATGGAAAATATTCCAGACATACAGAGCTCATACAGGATTTAAATACACAAGCATACTGGTACActggcacatttacataatcacataaactcatgcacaagcaaccacatgcgcgcgcacacacacacacacacacacacacacacacacgcccctacacaaacacacaagttaAATATTCAAAATGCAACTGTGTGTATAGTTGTACACACAGTGGCActcctataaacacacacacacacacacacacaccacacacacaacacacacacagaatgtgccCTTGTCTGAGAGTTTCATGGCTCATCTTTGGGCTGTAACTGAGAGGTCTATAAAGAGAAACTGAACCAGCCATTACAGctgcctccccctccctccccctccactgCCGCTAGccccacagacaaacagaaagaaaaagcatcatctcctcctcttctgatGGCCCAGTTAATGAGGCATAGGATTAATGCAGCCGACGACTCGATTTCCGATACCCTAGCACGCAGAGCGGGAGGAAGGGCAGAGGCCGCCACAACGTTCCTATCCATTCTCATTAGGAACCTGGGACTCTTCCACACTCACAcgtacatacactacacacacacgcgcacacacacacacacacagaaaggtgtCACCTTTAGCCACCACTAGTAGTCTTCACACTTCAACATAACCAACATTTACCCAAGGCAAATCACCGGCCTGTTTTATTGATATTGACTTGAGCTATACTGACGAGTCACTTAAAACAGGCCTGGAGGGGCCAATGCCTCAGGCTACTCATCGCCTCCATCTGTCCGGAGATCCACCGCAGCCCAGAGTGGACGGCTTATTAGTCAGCATCAGCTCCTGGGGTGAGAACCTCACATCCACACATCCTCGTCGCAAACACAAACTAACACCGAACATACTGGACACACTTTTATCCTGTTACCCAACACACGGCAGGGTGGAaggcagaggggagggggctGTAGATGtaggggaggaaggaaggagggagaagaggaggaagagagaggatggaactaagagaggagagattaaGGTCcgtaagaaaaagagagaggaaggaagatggATAaatctgagagagagggagaaagagagggggagaatgtGAAGGAAGATAAACCGaggatgcttttttttttctttttaaaggcGAGACTGGGAAACGAGG from Alosa alosa isolate M-15738 ecotype Scorff River chromosome 4, AALO_Geno_1.1, whole genome shotgun sequence carries:
- the LOC125293208 gene encoding nuclear receptor coactivator 3-like, producing the protein MSSLGENSLEPLCSDRKRKLSTCDTPGLGCDKRRREQESKYIEELAELISANLSDIDSFNVKPDKCAILKETVRQIRQIKEQGKASSNDDDVQKADVSSTGQGVIDKDHLGPLLLQALDGFLFVVNREGSIVFVSDNVTQYLQYKQEELINTSVYNILHEEDREDFHKNLPKASVNGVSWGDEAPRQKSHTFNCRMLVKFGHAHGHGPSEETPGGAPRYEIMQCFALTQPKAMMEEGEDLQSCMICVARRVTAMERIESFNTKHELSGKLIQIDQNSLRATMRPGWEDLLRRCIQMFIHHSDGQPWSHKRHYHEAYLQGHAETPLYRFSLSDGTPVTAQTKSKMFRHPITNEPQGFISTHLLQREQGGCRPGQPGGMMQGGMRQQGMGNANPNAQMNMGPGGGMGMGGMGMNRGYGMNEQGHMGHMGQMGQMGGGYGGNAGPGGGMGNMGNRMMQMNQMNQMNQMSQMNQMNQMSQMNQMNQMNQMNQMNPMNQMNQMNQMGHPGPGMQQGHQQPPFQASGGYGLAGMNSPAGSPGMNGPQQSLLMSPRNKGSPKMGASQFSPGGMHSPMGPGSGGGGLGGGGGGGTTSFSSSSLNALQAISEGVGASLPSALTAASPAHKPDSSPSIHSSSSSSAVAAAAAAAQSSQACKPPAAPGHGDSKSPGAAFGSGPGDHHHPLHHHHGHPTHPNESGGSERPDSQAAGGNNKEPGPDGSGETGASSTEVPRRVPDSKGHKKLLQLLTSPTEELGLGVGSGPPGPPGPPSGPNANNPAGIEGKETGGCMTSPSSTGVSSSSSNPAMPGGGGPGSLALGSSHYTASLQEKHKILHKLLQNGNTPDEVAKITAEATGKIPTPHEAAAAAAAAAAAAAAGDLSGVAAGGMAGSGTAPLSGAGGPGAGAAESKQEQHSPKKEKTHALLHYLLNKDDAKEAADVKPKPEELEGKGPPGALGSGPAAESMEGKIKSEPSDELDSFLGLKNSGEFHPDQGMGGVAGDGGNKPQGFPDDGAQGVRSPALGPGGRAPFQRAMSVDGKLAGAGGVAGRRSAPCPMPIKQESLDGQRMMGTPGDFPGNMGVCPRGVGTRMMNRGMSVPQNSPMGGSGDWMPHSSASPVGSAGGPPSMVRPPGMEYNPKAMMGGHMVSRSNSVPGTRSMLQQQLMDMGSNEMSMGMNHQFNPQCPPSQSPSWSDNMMDNNRRQFGSSLDELLVPPSTSEGQSDERALLDQLDSLLNTDVIALEEIDRALGIPDLISQSQGPEAPSEPFPGQDPSMVMDQKPMYGQGYPGPPSMGGMPAGYGGTPMQGQPPPGGYGPMMNQMGQQGSFPGMGGGMAGMGPMGGMGHPRANMMRPRMMSATKPMRLQLQQRLQGQQFMNQTRQGMGMKMENPGGGNPGMRPGMQPGMGSQGFLNAQMLAQRSREMMTLQMRRQRMMMLMQQQQQQQAAAAAAAAGGFSPPPNVTAPTGMDAPMGGPPMGQAAQQQFGYGGNYGMGQQGEPSFAPSGSSPPNAMMSGRLGPPQSPMMQQHPQGGPMYQTADMKGWAQGGMGRNGSYGQQQFGQQGSGGQYGGMMMNGGMGANGGGGHMGQMPGQMNMNPMMMSRMPMGPDQKYC